GCAAGCCGCATCGCGCGCTTGTGTACGGGCGTTGCGGTCACGTCGTCGCCATTGATGACGATCTGGCCGCTATCGAGCACCAATGCACCCGAAATGGCGTTGAGCATGCTGCTCTTGCCGGCGCCGTTGGAACCGATGACGACGCCAAATTCGCCCGTGGCAAGGCTGAGATTGAGGCCGTCGAGCGCGACTTTTTCGTCCGCCTGCCCCTTGTAGAAAACTTTGCGGGCCGATCTGATTTCCAGCATTGGCTCCCCCTTAACTTATGAGATGACGGCGCTCGGGGCGCCGTCACTGAAGAGACAAGACGGAGATCAATCGACCACGCAGTTGCATTCGGTCGCGAGCGCTGCCGGCACTTCGATGCCGAAGGCAGCGGCAGCCTTCTTCGAGATCAGCGGCGCGTGATCCTCATAGGCCGGGCGCGACGGCGCGATCGTCTTCGGGTCTGCACCTTTGAGGATCTGAGCAGCGATCTTGCCGGCATTGACGCCGACCTGCTCATAGTTGACCGCAAAGCTTGCCGGTACGACGCCGTCACGCACTGCACCGTCGTCGGAGTTTACGATCGGGATCTGCGCCTGGCGCGCGGCTGCCGACACAGCACCGATCGCCGGCTGCAACAGGTTCGATGCGGGCGTATAGATCACGTCGGCCTTGCCGGCGAAGGAGGCGATGCGCTGCTGGATGTCGTTGACATTGTCGACGCCGACCTCCACGACCTCGAAGCCTGCGTCAGGCGCTGCTTCCTTGATCTTGTCGAGCAGGGCCTGGTCGTTCGCCTCACCCGGATTATAGGGCACGCCAAAGCGCTTCGCGTTCGGCAGCAGCTTGTGGGTGAAGGCCATGACGGCGGCCACGTCCTGAAGGTCGGTCGCACCGGTCATGCCGTCGTCACCGGCCTCCCAAGACGGAACGAGCTTGGCGGCCACCGGATCGGTAACGGCGGAGAAGACGACCGGAATGCCGGAGCCGGCGAGCGCCTTCTTGGCGATCTGCGAGACGGGCGTGGTGATCGTGTAGACCAGTTTCGGCTGTTCGGCCTGCAGCTTGGCGATCATCTGCGGCACCAGCGAGGCGTCGAAATTGGTGTGGCTCTCCGTGTAGACGACGTCCTTGCCTTCGACGAAGCCGTTTTCGGCCAGCGCCTTCTTGAAGCCGGCGATCGATGCGTTCAATTGCGGATGCTCGCCAAAATTGGCGATGCCGATGCGGATCGGATCAGCGGCCGCTGCTCCCAGTCCCCATGCCATTGCACCGGCGACAACCAATCCCGAAAGCCACGTGCTCTTAAGCCTGCTCATACATCCCTCCCAGAATTTGACGAGCGTTACCGCCCTCCTCGGCGGCTTGCGCGGATCATGGAACCGCTCCGGCCTCTTGTCAAATTAATATATATATTTTCACATGAGGCGCAGAACTATATATATTTGTATCGACCCGGTGTGGGCGCTAAGGGAACCTGATGCAAGACCACGAACAGTCGACCAAAACGGAATCGGCATACCGGTTGCTGCGCCGCGACATTCTTTCGACGCGGCTGAAGCCGGGCGCGCCGATGAAGCTGAGCACGCTGCGCGAAAGCTACGGGATCGGCTGGACGCCGCTACGCGAGGCTCTGTCGCGGCTGGAGGCGGAAGGGCTGGTGACCGCCATCAGTAATCGCGGCTTTGCTGTTGCTCCGGTGTCACGCGAGGAACTCGACGACCTCACCCGCGCCCGCCTTGCCGTCGAAATGCCGCTGCTCATCGAGTCGATCGAGAACGGCGACAGCGCCTGGGAATCCGCCGTCGTCACGGCACACTACCGGCTGTCGCGCTGCAAGGTTTCCGTCGAGCGTTTCTCCGAGAGCGAAGTCGACGAGTGGGACGAGAAGCATGCCGGGTTTCATACGGCCTTGATCAGTGCTGCGAGGTCGCGCTGGCTCACGCGCTTTCAGGCGACGATCTCCGACCAGCTTCGCCGTCACCACCGCTTCCTAAGTCTGGCGCCGACGATTAGGGCCGCCGCCGGTATGAGCGCAGGCTACGAGGAGGCCGTTTCGGCGCTTGAGGACGCGATGGCGATCGAGCACCATACCGAGCTGATGGAGGCAGCACTCGATCGCGATATCGAGCGTGCCCGCATCCTGATGGCCGAGCACATCGGCTTTACCGTCAACGTCTATGTCCAGTCCGAGGATGGCGGTCGCGCGTCGCCGCTGCTCGCCCAGTCGGTACCTGGGCTTGCGTCCAAATGACGGCCCGTGACAACCTGTCCAAGACCTGCTTACCTCTCTAAAAGCAGAAAAACGAAAGAGCCGCTGATTTGCGGCCAAGGGTTGGAAGCGGACGTTGGGAATGATGGGTGAAGACAAGTTCGACACCTCGCCGGAATGGGTCGATGGCGAGACCAAGGCGCTCGAGGCTCCGGGCGATCACCGTGCAGAGCTCAGGCTATGGCTGCGTCTCTTGACCTGTTCGACACTTGTCGAAAGCGAAATCCGTCGGCGGTTGCGGGAAGAATTCGATTCGACCTTGCCGCGTTTCGACCTGATGGCCCAGCTCGAGCGTGCGCCTGACGGCATGGTGCTTGGCGAAGTCTCCAAGCGCATGATGGTCTCCCCCGGCAACATCACGGTGCTGGTGGAACGGCTGACCGAGAGCGGCCACATCAGCCGCACGACGCTTCCGACCGACCGGCGTGTCCAGATCATCGCGCTTACCCCCTTCGGCCGCGCCGAATTCGAGAAGATGGCAGCAAGCCATGCCGACTGGATCTCGGATCTGTTTGCCGGCCTTCCGGCCAAGGAAGGCGGCGTGCTGATGGATGAGCTTGCCACACTCAAGCGGTCGATCATCGCCTCGCTCGCGCGAAATTCCTGAGTTCACGGCGCTTCTGCCTACAACTGCCTTACTTTCTGCCGCACCGGCCCCGAAGCGATGCGACGCCGCTCGGCGGCGCTGCGAGCGCCCGGCGTCGGCTTCCCATCTGCCCAAAACAATTTTAAGCTTGAAATTTCTCCTGAACGAGTCCACCCTGCTTGCAACAGTCCAGCATGGCCACTTGTGCCAGCTCGACGGTGACGCGCAGCCGGAACTCGGGAGGAGAACGACATGCGGATCGTCTGTATCGGTGGCGGGCCTGCCGGCCTTTATTTTGCGCTGCTGATGAAGCGGCAGCATCCGGAGCATCACGTCACCGTCGTCGAACGGAACCGCCCCTTTGACACATTCGGCTGGGGCGTCGTCTTTTCGGACGCGACCATGCAGTCGATGCGGCAATGGGACCCGGAGACCGCCGAGGCGATCGAGGTTTCCTTCAACCATTGGGACGACATCGAGCTGGTCTTCAAGGGCCGCAAGATCCGCACGACCGGCCACGGCTTCGTTGGCATCGGCCGCAAGAAGATGCTCAACATCCTCCAGGAACGCTGCCTCGA
This is a stretch of genomic DNA from Ensifer adhaerens. It encodes these proteins:
- a CDS encoding ABC transporter substrate-binding protein — translated: MSRLKSTWLSGLVVAGAMAWGLGAAAADPIRIGIANFGEHPQLNASIAGFKKALAENGFVEGKDVVYTESHTNFDASLVPQMIAKLQAEQPKLVYTITTPVSQIAKKALAGSGIPVVFSAVTDPVAAKLVPSWEAGDDGMTGATDLQDVAAVMAFTHKLLPNAKRFGVPYNPGEANDQALLDKIKEAAPDAGFEVVEVGVDNVNDIQQRIASFAGKADVIYTPASNLLQPAIGAVSAAARQAQIPIVNSDDGAVRDGVVPASFAVNYEQVGVNAGKIAAQILKGADPKTIAPSRPAYEDHAPLISKKAAAAFGIEVPAALATECNCVVD
- a CDS encoding GntR family transcriptional regulator; this encodes MQDHEQSTKTESAYRLLRRDILSTRLKPGAPMKLSTLRESYGIGWTPLREALSRLEAEGLVTAISNRGFAVAPVSREELDDLTRARLAVEMPLLIESIENGDSAWESAVVTAHYRLSRCKVSVERFSESEVDEWDEKHAGFHTALISAARSRWLTRFQATISDQLRRHHRFLSLAPTIRAAAGMSAGYEEAVSALEDAMAIEHHTELMEAALDRDIERARILMAEHIGFTVNVYVQSEDGGRASPLLAQSVPGLASK
- a CDS encoding MarR family winged helix-turn-helix transcriptional regulator, producing MMGEDKFDTSPEWVDGETKALEAPGDHRAELRLWLRLLTCSTLVESEIRRRLREEFDSTLPRFDLMAQLERAPDGMVLGEVSKRMMVSPGNITVLVERLTESGHISRTTLPTDRRVQIIALTPFGRAEFEKMAASHADWISDLFAGLPAKEGGVLMDELATLKRSIIASLARNS